GAACTTCCAGGTGCGGCTCGTTGACAATCGGGACCAGCAGCGGGAAAATAGCCTCTTTCTTCAGCAGCTTGCACGAATAAAGTCAATGGCCAAAGCTACTTACAAAGAGGCTGGCGTCGATCTAGACGTCTATGCCGAGTCGATGTCGCGACTTCCGCGGCTCGTCCACCGCACTCATAGCCCGCGAGTGATGAAGCTCGATGGCGGATTTGCGGGGCTTTTTAAGCTCGATTTCGACAATCCCTTATTCGCTCGCAAGTACGAAAATCCGGTCCTTATTTCCTGCACCGACGGCGTCGGGACAAAGCTGAAAATTGCGGAAAAAACCGGCTTCTACAAGACGGTCGGCATCGACCTGGTCGCAATGTGCGTCAACGACGCCATCTGCTGTGGCGCCGAGCCCCTCTTCTTCCTCGACTACATCGCCATGGGGAAGGATGACCCCGACCTGCTGGAAGACCTGGTCGAAGGGATCACCGACGGCTGCCTGCAGGGGGACTGCGCTCTGGTTGGGGGTGAGACCGCCATCATGCCTGATATCTATCAGGTCGGCGACTACGACATGGCGGGCTTTTGCGTCGGCGTCGCCGAACAGGCCCACCTGATTGACGGCTCGGCGATCAGCGCGGGCGACAAGGTGATCGGCATCGCTTCCAGCGGCGTTCACTCCAACGGGTTCAGCCTGGTTCGCAAAGTGGTGTTTGAGCTCGCCCAGCTGACGGTCGACCAACATGTGGAAGAACTGGGCGAAACGGTCGGCGATGCGCTCCTACGCCCCACCAAGATCTACGTCGCCCCGGTTCGCAAAGTGCTGAACCACTACAAGGTCAAGAACGTCGTTCACGGCATCGCCCACATCACCGGCGGCGGCTTGACCGAGAACATCGAGCGCATCCTGCCGAAGAACGTCGACGTCAAAATCGACGGCCAATCATGGCCCCGCCCGGCCGTCTTCCCCTGGCTGCAAGAGCTGGGCGAAATCGAAGAAGCCGAAATGGCCCGCGTCTTCAACATGGGCATCGGCCTGACGATGATCGTCAGCTCGTACTACGCCAACAGCGTGAAGAGTATGATTGCCGACTGCGGCTTCGAGACGTTCGAGATTGGCGAAGTGGTTGAAGGTAGCGGCAAGGTAACCGTCAGCTAAGTCAAACTTAGAGCGTTTTTCTGATAGCAGTAGCGTTTCTGGCGTTGGTGAGGCAAGCTGGTCAAGGCGACCGAAGCAGGCGAATCCTCAAGGTCAACGCCGACCAGCGCGGCCGCAACCAGCCAGAACGCTAAAGATTAAAGAAAACCGCTCTAGTGGCTTCCAACCTCATTTCCGTGGTAGGTTGGGTGCAGCGCAGCGCTGGCCCAACAATGCGTTCGCAAGCGCAAATGGTGGGTTACGCAAGCGATTTATGCCTGCGAGCACAAGCGGCGTTTTCGCGCTTGCTACACCCATCCTATAATTACTACCCCGGTAAAGAGATTGGAAGCCATGCCTTAAACCGGCGTAGGTTCCGCCACCAATATCGCTTCGAGCGGGTTTGCGAAACCATCCAGCCGAAACGTTATCAGCTTCGCTAATTTTCCCACGGTCAGCGAGCCATAGTTGTGATCAATACCGAGCGCCGCCGCCGGCGTTTGGGTCACCATCTTCAGCCAGGCTTCCGGCGGGATCTCCGGGAACGACTTGGCGGCCAGTTGCACGTCGCGCCATAGCGACAGGTCGGGAGTCGACGCCCGCGAGTCGGTCCCGATCGCCAGCGCGACGCCGCGCCGGTAAAGCTCGGGCAGCGGGTGTTTCGGATGTCCGAAATAGGCGTGCGTTCGCGGGCAATAGACGACGGTCATCCTTTGCGGCCGGGCGGCAACATAGTCGATCGCCGCTTCGTCAAAGTAGTTGCCGTGAATCAGCAGCGTATGATGAGCGACGTCCAACATCTGCAGGTAATCGAGCGGTCCCTTGCCAGGCTCTAGCAAACCGTCGCGCCAGATACCGAACTTCTCGAGCATCTCCCGAAACAGGCCGCCTTGAGAATCGAGCAGTTCCAATTCGTCTGGCGATTCGGCCAAGTGCATCGCCAGCGGCGTTTTCGACTCGGCCGACAATTGCGCGGCGGCCGCGACAACGTCGAAATTTACCGAATAGGGCGCATGCGGGCTCAGCCCGACCGGCACTCCGCGCGACTTGCCTTGCTGCAGATGCCGCTTGGCGTTATCGAGCAACTCGGCGCCACGCTCCGGCGAAAGGCCGATCAGTTCCAACAGCGAGACAACGCCCGGCTCTGCAGCGTACATCTCCAGCGAATAAGGAACCGTCGTGATCTCTCCCAGGGCGGCGATCCCCTGCTCTTGCGACTCGCGAATTCCGGTCGAGATCGCCGCCACTTTTTGCGATTCCAGCAATTCGCCCGCCACGCGTCGCCGACCAACCACCTGCTGAATCCAGAGTGGAAACGCCATCCCCGCTTCCCCCAGCGGCTGCTCGACGTCGCTGAACTCCAAGTGCGTATGCGCATTGACCAGCCCTGGCGCAAGTGCGACTTCTCCAAGATCAATTGGCGCCACGCCTGCCAAGTTCTCCCCGACCGCAACGATCCGCCCGTCGGCGACCGTCAACAGGCCATTCTCGATCGGCGGTTGATCGACCGGGATCAGCCACTTCGCCTGGTAGCAAACTGCCGGCTGGCTCATGACGTCTGATCCTCCACGACGTGCTGCGTTTCCCATTCGGCTTGCCAGCCGGCGATTTCGCTCCAGGTCTCCGGCAGCGGCGCGGTGACCGCGACGATCTCATCGACCATCGGATGTTTCAGTCGCAGGTACCGGGCATGCAGCGCGATGTGGCGATCCCGATCGTCGACGCCTTGCGGGCCAAACGGGATCTCGCCGCCGTACAGCTCGTCTCCCAAAATCGGAAAGCCGTGGGCCGCACACTGCACGCGGATTTGGTGGTAGCGGCCGGTATCAAGCTCAATCTGTAGCCAGGCGCCCTGCTCGGTTCGCTGCAGCACATCGTAGGTAAGGCGAGCCCAACGTGCGTCGGGGTCGGATGCCGCCACGATCTCTCCCTGGGCGACGTCCGGCACCTTGCGGATTGGGTCTTCCCAGACGCCGTGGTCCGCGTCCGGCTGACCAGCCACGAAGGCCCAATAAACCTTCCGCACCAAGCGAGTCTCAAACTGCTGCGAAATCCGCCGAGCCGCTCGTACGTGTCGCGCGAAGGCCAGCACGCCGGAGACGGGCCGATCCAACCGATGAGGCACCCCCAGATAGACGTTGCCCGTCTTCTCTTCCTGGCGTTTGATAAACGCCTTGATCCGCGACTCGAGACTGTCGATATGCGGCGGCGCTTGCGTCAGCAGGCCAGCCGGTTTGAAGACGCAGAAGCAGGGCCCCTGCCGGTACAGGATGTCGATCGCAGGCGAGACAGATTCATTCATCCGGCCATTATAGCGAACCGGAATCAGAACGCGTCAGACGTCCGCCCTAGCACGAATGAGCGACTTCAATGTAATCCGACACCGAGCGAACCGACGACAGGCGCGAGACCATCCGCACCGCCGACAATTTCAGCGAGTCGTTGGGGACCGTGCCGCAGAGCATTACTTCGCCATCACAGGCGGCGCAGTAGAGACGCGATAGCTCGGTCCGGCCGCTGGCGTCCAGCATCTGGCGGACCGCCTTGGTCAGAATGGCGTCAAGAGAAGCGCGGCGATTTTCGCCGGCGGTGATTTCTATTTCCGTCAAAACAGCGTTCATTGGAAGACTTCCTGATCCAATTTGCATGAAGGGCTTTTCCCTTTCTCTTCAAAAGTACTTCCCGAATTGGAAACCGAGATGAATCGTGTGCGAACTTTTCGGGTATAGTCGCGCCAATCAGGGGAAAAAACAAAAACGCCGGCAAGCGAGTGCCGGCGTTTTCGGTTGTAGCGAATCTAAGCGATTTCGGTCTTAGACTTTGCCTTCGGCCGGAACTTCGTACGGCTTCCGATATTCGCGGGTCAACATCGCGTTGGCCGCGTCGTTGCCGATAAAAGTCTCGGCCTTGCCGTCCATCTTCAGGTTCGGACCGATCTGGATCTTGTCCTTCGCCAAGTCGACCTTGTTATCTTTCAGGTGCTCGGTGAAGCGGTCAAGCGTCGCTTTGACGTTTTCGGTCGTTTCGATCGCTTCCAGACGTTCCAGGCATTCGCCGGTCGAGACCGTTTCGCCCAGCTGGTACGAAATGTTGCCGGTGTGGCACAGGGCGCTCGACAGGTGGCCTTCTTCGATGTGGCCATTCAGGCTGTCTGCGTTACGCGAACGAACGGCGCTGATGAAGTTGTTGTAGTGGTTCTGATCGCCGCCACCCTTGAACTCCTTGATCTTCTTGCCATCTTTGTCGAAGGCGGTACCGCCGTTGTACGACGGAATGACGACGTAGCCGTCGGTTCCTTCAAAGATGACGCCGATCCGCGAGCCTTTGTAGTTCTTGCTGCTTTCCGGCAACGACTTGTCGTAGACCAGACCGCGAACTTCAAACACCAGCGAAGCGTCGCCGTAGTTGTGAATGATCACTTGAGTGTTCGGCGTCGTACCGGCGTCTTCGTAGTCGAATCGACCGCCGTAGCTGATCACTTGCGAGCTTAGTTCGTCCGCGCCCAGACCCCAGCGGGCCATGTCCATCTGGTGGATACCTTGGTTGCCCAAGTCGCCGTTACCGTACGGCCATTGCCAGTGCCAATCGTAATGGAAACGCTTCCGCGTCGGCGGGTCGAGCGACGCGGGGCCGGCCCACAGATCGTAGTCGACCGATTTCGGCACGTCGTAGGTACCGACCGGTCCGATCGAGGCCCGCGGCTTGTAGCACAAACCACGCGCGACTTTGACCTTGCCGATGCCGCCGCTCTTCACAAAATTGATCGTGTCGATCATGCCCGGGTTCGAGCGGCTTTGCGTACCAGCCTGACAGATCTTGTTGTACTTGGCGGCCGCTTCGACGATGCGGCGACCTTCGCTCACATTATGGCTGACCGGTTTCTCAACATAAACGTCTTTGCCCGCTTGCAGCGCCCAGATGGCGGCCAGAGCGTGCCAGTGATTCGGCGTGGCGATGGTGATGATGTCGACGCTGTCGTCTTCCAGCACCTTACGAATGTCGGTGACGACCTGCGGCTTTTTGCCTTGCTTGTCGGCGACCTGTTGAGCGCGGCGACCAGCGACGTCGGAGTCGCAATCGCAGATGTACGTGTATTCAATATCTTTGCGATTCAGCAAACCGCCGACGTGCGACATACCGCGCCCGTTGACGCCAACCGTGCAGACGCGCAGTTTCTCGTTCGGGCTGCTGCTTTGCTTTTCTTCTTCCGCCATCAGCGGAACGGCCGAGCTAGCGGCGACAGCCGCAGCCGATGCGAACATCGATTGTTCAAGGAACTGACGACGAGACTTCAAAGTCATGAGGCGCTCCATTCAGGCGGGTAAAAAGATTGCGCTTAAGGTAGGGAGTAAGTGCCAAAGCACCTCCCTAATCATAAACAATCTCGGCTCGATTGGAAATCATTACGCCGAGACTTTTTTTGCTGTTCGGCTCGCTAACGATCGAAACCAAACCGGGCGACTAGCCAGTCCGAAAGCGTCGGCGCCAAACGATCCAGCCACACCAAGCCCTTACCGCCCAGGCTGAGGATTACTTCGTGCTTGCCGGTTTGAACCGCCTTAATCGCAGCTCTGGCGACCGCAGCAGAGGTCATCGCCCCCTTCCCTTTCGCCGGCTGACGTCCTGACTTTTCGATCACCGCCGACGAGAACTCACTTTCGGTCGTGCTGGGGCTGACCAAAATGACGTCGATCCCGTCGCTGGTCAGCTCGGCCCGCAGCGCATCGCTAAAACCGTGAATGGCGAATTTGCTGGCACAATATTCACTTTTCGCCGGGACAGCTCGGTGCGCCAGAATCGAACTGACGTTGCAAATCGCCGGCTGATTCCCTTGCCGCAGCAGCGGCAGCGCCTCGCGCGTCAGCTCGACCGGGGCAAAGAAGTTGACCTCCATCACCTTCCGCAGCCGCTCGGGCGAACCATCCGCAAACGGGCCGAGCGCCCCAATGCCGGCGTTGTTGATCAATAGATCGAGCCCGCCAAACTTCTCGGCGGCCGTCTGCACCAGTTGGGTTCGCAGCTCGGCGTCACAGACATCGCCGGCGATCACGATCAAACGCTCGGGCGCCGCGGCCGCGCTGGCCAAATCTTGCAGTCGGTCTTCCCGTCGTGCGGTGGCGATTACCTTGGCGCCGGCGGCGATCAATTGCAGCGTCAACTCGCGGCCGATGCCGCTCGATGCGCCGGTGACGATCGCCCGCAAGTCGCGCAGTTGCCGACGCGCCATCGTCAGGCGACTTCTTCGATCGAGTCTTCATCGACCGACGTCTCGGTTGAGACGTAATCGCGAATCACCGTATTTGGGTCATCGATCCGGCCCAGGAAGTGCGCCGGCAGCCGGCAATGAATTCGTACCCGCGTTTCGCTGTACGTCTTCGAGATCACTTCGCCATGCGCCGCCAAGTAGGCCATCAACTTGCCGTTGTCGATGCCAGTCTCGACCTCGACATCGCGAAAGCTGCAGCTCAGCGCGTCGCTGACCGCCAAGGCGAACTTCTCGCGTCCTTCGCCCGTCTTCGCACTGATCAGCAGCGCGTCGGGATAACGCTCGACCAACCTTTCTAGCTGGTGCGGATCTTCGATCGCGTCGATCTTGTTCAGCACCAGTAGCATGTCCTTCTCTTCGATGCCGATTTCGGCCAGCACGTCATAGACGGCGCGAATCTGGTTATCGACGTCCGAACTGCTGGCGTCGGCGACATGCAACAGCGAGTCGGCCTGGCGAGCTTCTTCCAGCGTCGCCTTAAAACTGGCGATCAACCGGTGAGGCAAGTCGCGAATGAAGCCGACCGTGTCGCTCAGCAGCACCGGTCCCCAGTGCGGCAGATACCAGCGCCGCGTCCGCGTATCGAGCGTGGCGAACAGTTTGTCTTCGGCCAAGACTTGCGCCTCGGTCAAAAAATTCATCAGCGTGCTCTTGCCGGCGTTGGTGTAACCGACGATCGAAATCGTGATCACGTCGCGCCGCGAGGCGACTTCCCGTTCGCGGCGACTTTGGACTTTCGCCAGGTCGTCTTTCAGGTCGCGAATTCGCTTCTCGACCAGCCGGCGGTCGACTTCCAATTGCTTTTCGCCCGGACCACGCATACCGACGCCCATCTTGATGCGGTCCAAGTGGCTCCACATTCGTTTCAGGCGAGGGAGCGAATACTCGAGCTGCGCCAGTTCGACAGCCAGCCGCGATTCGTACGTCCGGGCATGCGTCGCAAAGATGTCGAGGATCAACTCGGTGCGGTCGATCACCTTCAGTCCGGTTCCCTGCTCTAGGTTACGAGTCTGAGCAGGCGACAGCTCGTTGTCGAAGATGATCACGTCGGCGCCCGAAGCTTCGGCGCACAACTTCAACTCTTCGACTTTGCCCGAGCCAAGATAGCTGGCCGTTTCCGGCTTGTCGCGACGTTGCGTCATTCGTCCGACCACTTCCGTGCCGGCGGTCGTCGCCAGCCCTTCCAGTTCGTCCAAAGGATCGTCACAGGCGATCGTCTCTGGCAGAATGACTTTGACCAGTACCGATTTTTCCTCGGCGACGCTTTGTTTCCGTTCTCGTTGAGTCACGCGGCCTCGTTATCTACCTAGTGATGAGTGAAAGAGTTACGCTCGGAGCTTGGCGAGGTTGAAAAATGCCAAAAGGGCATTCGCAACCCGCTAACACTTATTTTATCTTGACGCCGGAAACGTCCAAGAGTCATGCGTCAAGGAAGTGGATAGACGCGTGCCCCCCAGATTAGGTTCACCCCGAAGTTCACACTGCCGCCGGAAAGCGATATTCCCGCGTCACATCCTTAAATCGTTCTACGAGACGACTTTGGAAGCGATAGGGATTCCAGGCCATCGCGATCGTCCTAACCGGTTTCGGAGCGCTGAGCGAACTATAAGTTCTCCGCGGATCATGATCCAGACGGCGGGCCATCTCCGGCACCATCGAAACCCCATGCCCCAGCGCTACCAACTCTTGAACCGTCGCCAATTGGCTTGTTTTCTCGATCGAAACGGGGTGAAACGACTTCTGACGGCAGAACGAGACAATATTATCCGACAAGCAGTGCGCTTCGTCTAATAAGATGAATGGATAGGGCCGCACGTCGGCGACCGCGATTCGCTTCTTGCTCGTCAGCGGATGCCCGGCCGGCATCGCCAGCAGCAGTTCTTCGTCAAACAGGCTCTCGACCTCAATATGTTGCATCGAGACCGGCAGCGCCAGCAGCGCGACGTCGACCTCTCCCTGAGCCAATCTTTGCAATAATTTTTCGGTCACTTCTTCCTGGACGGTTAGGGTCGCCTCGGGCGACGACTCGGCGAACGCCTGCAATAGCCCCGGCAGAAAGTAAGGAGCAATCGTCGGAATCGCCCCAATCCGGATCCGCCCGGTCCGGCCGTCGTCGGTGATCTCCGACTTCGTATCTTCGATCAGCGATAAGATCTGCTCGGCCCGCGACTGCAACAGCCGCCCCGCTTCGGTCAGCACGACCGAACGCGTCTGCCGCTCAAACACCGGCTGGCCCAGCTCATCCTCCAGCTTCCCAATCGAGCGGCTCAGCGCCGGCTGCGAAACCAACAGATCCTCGGCCGCCCGAGTGAAGTTCTTCCACTCGGCCACCTTCAGAAAGTACCGCAACTGACTAATTTCCATCGCCGCCGCTCCCAGACCGTCAATTACCAAGAAGCATTGTACCCGGCTTGTTGATGCACTGGAAGCATCACGCCGAGTGGGGAGAATGACGAATGTCGAAGGAGCGAATGACGAATCAGAGCGGAAAGCGCAAGCCGTGGCCATGACGCTGGGCAACACCGCTGGCTTGTCTCTTGATGCAGAAAACACTGTCGCAGACGACAGTGCCACGCAAGATTAAGAACGTCAATCAGTGCCACCCGGCTGCCCAATCGGCGATCGCGACAAAATCATCCGCCCCGCCGAGCACCGCGCAGAGCGACATCGTGACGATGTTGACCAGCGGATAAGTCACCTTCCGCGTGCGCGGATCGGTCAGGTCGGCAAAGTGCTGTTGAATCGAAGCGGCCGAAGAAGAAGACATGCGGAAGACCTCCCTGCAAAGCGAACGCCTGGCGGCGAAACGGACGTCGCGAAAACGCCAAGACGTACTTGCCGGATTGTCGCAGATTGCCCATCATGGCGCAATCGCCATGCGTAATACAAGAATTGCACACTAGTTTTGAGAATGTAGATGCATCCAGTTGACTTTGTGACAGGCATGATAAAATGCGGTCGTACAGATGATGTCGTAGACATGCTGTCTCGATTTAGCGAGAAATTGCAGTGCCAGAGAACCCCTGAGCACCGGGAGTCCTATAAGTTTTGCTTTCTATTCTTGGTCGCTGTTCGAGCCCAATTGCAAAAATTAAAGCCTGGGCAGTCCTTAGACAGTGACCCAGTTCTTCGCGTCTGGAGCGAACTTGCGTACTTCGGGATTGATCGAATTGAGATAGACGATTACTTAAGGAGCAACCCGCTGTAAGCTCGCCTGGGTGCCATTGCCACGGCGCCCACCTTCCACTCTGATTCGTCGTTCGCTCCTTCGACATTCGCCATTGCCACCCCCCCTCTTTTTGCTTGCCTAATTGACTCGACTTTTGGTATAAACATGTCCAGGCATGTCGTAGGCTGACCCCTGCGCGTGAATTGCATGATTTTGCCTTTAACCGACCCCGTGGAGACGGGGAGTGATCGTGCCGCCGGGTGACTTTGCTTCTTGGGCTTTTCGGCCTGAGACCGGGAGAGGAGCAAACGTGAGCCCAGCAGCGGAACCAGTCACCCGCGATTTTGTCGGGCGTTACCTGACTGGGTCTTCGTTGCCTATCCGCTTGCGCGTCGTTTTTAGGGACGTTATTTGTTTAGGCGATGAAGAAAAGGTGTCAGGACTCTTTTTTCCTCCGCCAGCACATGATACCCTGCTGCCATGGGTAGACCAAAGCGAGCAGACGAAGCCGGCGGCATTTATCATGCCTTGAATCGAGGCAACTCTCGGGCGGCGATCTTCGATAAGCCGGACGATTTCGATGCGTTCGAGCGTATTTTGGCCGAGGGGCTGTCGCGGTACCCGTGTCAAATTTTAGCCTACCAACTGATGCCCAACCATTGGCATTTGGTTGTCCGCCCCACCGCTGACGGCGGCATGAGCGACTTGCTGCGGTGGGTCACCCTGACGCACACGATGCGCCGACACGCGCACCGCCACACTTCCGGCAAAGGGCACATCTATCAAGGGCGGTTCAAGAGTTTTCCGGTGCAAGACGACGAGCACTTTCTGGTCGTATGTCGTTATGTCGAACGCAATGCCCGGCAGGCTGGCCTGGTAACTTTGGCCGAAGACTGGAAATGGGGATCGCTCGCCCGTTGGTTGGCCAAGCCGCGGCGAAAGCCAGATCTCCTGACGCCGTGGCCGATCGCCCGACCTAGTCATTGGAAAGACCGAGTCAATCAGGCGATGTCCAAGAAAGAAGTCGACGCCGTCCGCCACGCGATCCGCCGAGGCTCCCCCTTCGGCGACCCCGATTGGACCCAGTCCATTGCCCGCCGCCTGAACCTAGATTCCACCCTCCGCCCCCGCGGCAGGCCGAAGAAGGTAGCGCCTGGTCGAAAAAAAGAGTCCTGACACCTTTTCTGTTCCCTGTTCACCAATTCCTTCAGGATGCTGGTAAACTACCGACTGTGGATCCGATCCCCTCCCGCTGGATTCTTGACGTCGAGGCCCCATGGTTAAATCGATAGTAACGCGGAGAATAAGTCGAATGGCTAAAGCCACACCAGAAGCCTATATCAATGCGGTTCGCCACCTGGGACAGGAGAAGCGAATTGAGCAGACCATGCTTGGGAAGATCCAAGTTCCAGATGGAGAAAGGTTGCTTCGATCCCCATTTCCTCCGGTGCTACTTCCGATGTGGGTTACGGGTGCCGGAACTATACAGGGCTTGTGGAGTCACTGGTTTTCCGAGCGTAGTCCGACGTTTGTCGAGTTTTACGGCATAACGACATACGGAAAGCGAAACATGGCTTTCGAGCGTGGACGCACATTCAAACAAGCAATCTACGAGCACCTGTTCAATAGCATCACGAACAGGGATGGTATTGATGACGAAATTCGGACATTCGCAGCTGCTTGCGGTATCGACGACTTAGATGAAGTTGATCAGATGTCACTCGATGGGGGCGATGTCACGATGCTTAAATCGCATCCAGAGTTTCTCGGCAAGGTCCCACTCTCCTTCTTTGATTACGACAATCAAGCTGGGTACACGGGGGATTTTCCCTCCATCGAAATTGTGAAGAGTAAAGGTGCATTAAAGCACTACTGCGTGCATGAAATCCACTCCGGCTTCAAGAGTTTGCAGCCGGACTTCACGTTGCGAGACGCAGTCGCACAGGACGCGCAGTCGCCGGAATGGTTCCGGACACCGTCGCAAAAAAAACTTTTCGGGAAATTGCTCGACGCCAACGACCTTGAGGGAGCGTGGATGTGCTTGAACTCGCCTCGATGGGCCCTGGGCGACGCTCGCCAAGCCATTACTGACTTGGCTGATAGAGCCAACGATATTGCATTTTCGGCTCTGGCAACTACTTGGGTGAATTTGCCCTTTTCTGATGACGAAGTGATTTGAACTTTTTCTGTACAGATTTGCTATCACAACCCTTGAATGGAGGAGCTCGCGTGAGAAATGGGAGAAGTGCGGCATCCATGAGGAGGCCGCCACCAAGTCGATAGCGGGATGTAAATTTCGCGATCTTCCAAGCATCCATTTGGCGAAATCCGCAGTCGGACCCCCATGCGATAGATTCGGCTGTTCCTAAACACGGAAGCGAACGTGGTTCGCCATGCCACCACGTTGGGATGCCGGGGGATTCCGCTACGTCTTGATTTTAATCCGCGACCGACTCTTGCCTCGGTCCACGTGTTTTCGATCTTGCATGATCACATGCTCCCCGTCGTGCATTGTCGCAGCAAACGCAACCTTCCCAAGCCTCTTAGAGCCTATCCGGAAACGCATCTACGCCGCAACTCGATATTTGAACGGGACTTGGCCAGGCGGAGGGGCGAGGCGACGGAGCATTCTGCCGATCGACGCAACCTGGACCATTGCTTCGCTTGAATCGGTTCGATGTTCGTAATCTCGACTCAGCCGACGCCAGCGGCCGAGCCAGCTTAGAGTGCGCTCGGCGACCCAGCGTTTCGGCAACAATACGAAGCCTTTGACGCCGACCGGACGGCGAACGATTTCCAGCTTCCAAGGAATGTTCTTTTGCTCGGCCAGCCACGCGTTTAGATCATGGTTATGATACTTCGAATCGGCCCATACCACTTCTAGCCGAGGCTGCTTCGCCTGCGTCAGTTGTTTCATTACCGGTCGAGCGGCGACCGCATCATCGACCGAGGCGATCGTGACGACCACCGCCAGCAGCAGGCCGAGCGCATCGACGGCGATGTTCCGCTTTCGCCCGGTGATTTTCTTGCCGCCGTCATAGCCGCGACTGGAAGAGCGTTCGCTGGTCTTCACGCTTTGACTGTCAATGCTGGCGGCGCTGGGATCGATCTGTTCGCTTGACGCTTCCAACTGGCGAATCGCTCCAACCAGCGTTTCGTTGATCCGCCGCAGCGTCCCGTCGTCTCGCCAACGAGCGAAGTAATCGTAGACGGTGCTCTTCGGCAGCAGGTCATGCGGAAGCATGTCCCACTGGCAACCGGAGCGGCATTGATAGAAA
This region of Blastopirellula retiformator genomic DNA includes:
- a CDS encoding BON domain-containing protein, which translates into the protein MNAVLTEIEITAGENRRASLDAILTKAVRQMLDASGRTELSRLYCAACDGEVMLCGTVPNDSLKLSAVRMVSRLSSVRSVSDYIEVAHSC
- a CDS encoding RluA family pseudouridine synthase encodes the protein MNESVSPAIDILYRQGPCFCVFKPAGLLTQAPPHIDSLESRIKAFIKRQEEKTGNVYLGVPHRLDRPVSGVLAFARHVRAARRISQQFETRLVRKVYWAFVAGQPDADHGVWEDPIRKVPDVAQGEIVAASDPDARWARLTYDVLQRTEQGAWLQIELDTGRYHQIRVQCAAHGFPILGDELYGGEIPFGPQGVDDRDRHIALHARYLRLKHPMVDEIVAVTAPLPETWSEIAGWQAEWETQHVVEDQTS
- a CDS encoding Gfo/Idh/MocA family protein, with product MTLKSRRQFLEQSMFASAAAVAASSAVPLMAEEEKQSSSPNEKLRVCTVGVNGRGMSHVGGLLNRKDIEYTYICDCDSDVAGRRAQQVADKQGKKPQVVTDIRKVLEDDSVDIITIATPNHWHALAAIWALQAGKDVYVEKPVSHNVSEGRRIVEAAAKYNKICQAGTQSRSNPGMIDTINFVKSGGIGKVKVARGLCYKPRASIGPVGTYDVPKSVDYDLWAGPASLDPPTRKRFHYDWHWQWPYGNGDLGNQGIHQMDMARWGLGADELSSQVISYGGRFDYEDAGTTPNTQVIIHNYGDASLVFEVRGLVYDKSLPESSKNYKGSRIGVIFEGTDGYVVIPSYNGGTAFDKDGKKIKEFKGGGDQNHYNNFISAVRSRNADSLNGHIEEGHLSSALCHTGNISYQLGETVSTGECLERLEAIETTENVKATLDRFTEHLKDNKVDLAKDKIQIGPNLKMDGKAETFIGNDAANAMLTREYRKPYEVPAEGKV
- the purM gene encoding phosphoribosylformylglycinamidine cyclo-ligase, with amino-acid sequence MAKATYKEAGVDLDVYAESMSRLPRLVHRTHSPRVMKLDGGFAGLFKLDFDNPLFARKYENPVLISCTDGVGTKLKIAEKTGFYKTVGIDLVAMCVNDAICCGAEPLFFLDYIAMGKDDPDLLEDLVEGITDGCLQGDCALVGGETAIMPDIYQVGDYDMAGFCVGVAEQAHLIDGSAISAGDKVIGIASSGVHSNGFSLVRKVVFELAQLTVDQHVEELGETVGDALLRPTKIYVAPVRKVLNHYKVKNVVHGIAHITGGGLTENIERILPKNVDVKIDGQSWPRPAVFPWLQELGEIEEAEMARVFNMGIGLTMIVSSYYANSVKSMIADCGFETFEIGEVVEGSGKVTVS
- the hflX gene encoding GTPase HflX codes for the protein MTQRERKQSVAEEKSVLVKVILPETIACDDPLDELEGLATTAGTEVVGRMTQRRDKPETASYLGSGKVEELKLCAEASGADVIIFDNELSPAQTRNLEQGTGLKVIDRTELILDIFATHARTYESRLAVELAQLEYSLPRLKRMWSHLDRIKMGVGMRGPGEKQLEVDRRLVEKRIRDLKDDLAKVQSRREREVASRRDVITISIVGYTNAGKSTLMNFLTEAQVLAEDKLFATLDTRTRRWYLPHWGPVLLSDTVGFIRDLPHRLIASFKATLEEARQADSLLHVADASSSDVDNQIRAVYDVLAEIGIEEKDMLLVLNKIDAIEDPHQLERLVERYPDALLISAKTGEGREKFALAVSDALSCSFRDVEVETGIDNGKLMAYLAAHGEVISKTYSETRVRIHCRLPAHFLGRIDDPNTVIRDYVSTETSVDEDSIEEVA
- a CDS encoding LysR family transcriptional regulator translates to MEISQLRYFLKVAEWKNFTRAAEDLLVSQPALSRSIGKLEDELGQPVFERQTRSVVLTEAGRLLQSRAEQILSLIEDTKSEITDDGRTGRIRIGAIPTIAPYFLPGLLQAFAESSPEATLTVQEEVTEKLLQRLAQGEVDVALLALPVSMQHIEVESLFDEELLLAMPAGHPLTSKKRIAVADVRPYPFILLDEAHCLSDNIVSFCRQKSFHPVSIEKTSQLATVQELVALGHGVSMVPEMARRLDHDPRRTYSSLSAPKPVRTIAMAWNPYRFQSRLVERFKDVTREYRFPAAV
- a CDS encoding amidohydrolase family protein, which gives rise to MSQPAVCYQAKWLIPVDQPPIENGLLTVADGRIVAVGENLAGVAPIDLGEVALAPGLVNAHTHLEFSDVEQPLGEAGMAFPLWIQQVVGRRRVAGELLESQKVAAISTGIRESQEQGIAALGEITTVPYSLEMYAAEPGVVSLLELIGLSPERGAELLDNAKRHLQQGKSRGVPVGLSPHAPYSVNFDVVAAAAQLSAESKTPLAMHLAESPDELELLDSQGGLFREMLEKFGIWRDGLLEPGKGPLDYLQMLDVAHHTLLIHGNYFDEAAIDYVAARPQRMTVVYCPRTHAYFGHPKHPLPELYRRGVALAIGTDSRASTPDLSLWRDVQLAAKSFPEIPPEAWLKMVTQTPAAALGIDHNYGSLTVGKLAKLITFRLDGFANPLEAILVAEPTPV
- a CDS encoding SDR family NAD(P)-dependent oxidoreductase, with translation MARRQLRDLRAIVTGASSGIGRELTLQLIAAGAKVIATARREDRLQDLASAAAAPERLIVIAGDVCDAELRTQLVQTAAEKFGGLDLLINNAGIGALGPFADGSPERLRKVMEVNFFAPVELTREALPLLRQGNQPAICNVSSILAHRAVPAKSEYCASKFAIHGFSDALRAELTSDGIDVILVSPSTTESEFSSAVIEKSGRQPAKGKGAMTSAAVARAAIKAVQTGKHEVILSLGGKGLVWLDRLAPTLSDWLVARFGFDR